The sequence CATTAAACGAGCAAGTTGAATGTAGTCTATCCACTTGTATCTATTCAAAGTCCACATTCGTTTCATTATTTCTGGAAGGAGGTTTGCTGTTCTGGTGTACTGTTGATGGTGAAATTTAATCAGGATGCACATGTTTATGGGGCTCGGAGCACTTGGTTCTCTATCGTGGCCAAGCCAGGGAGTGAGCGTCGGCTGTTGAAAGATGCCGCCGTGTGCACTTGGTTTTCCCAGCATAGGATCATGCATGCTGGTGTGATGGATGCCTGCTATCCCTACGCTGTGATGAGAGTGAATCCCGCAGGTACTTTCTTCATGGCTTGTACTAGTGGTGAAGGTGAGGTGCTTGTGGACGGGGTGTGGAAGACTTTGAAAAAAGGTCATGCCTGTTTGCTTCCGCCCTATGTGGCCAACGCTTTTCGATGCATAGAAGGCAAGCGCTGGACATTCGCCTGGGTACGCTACGATGAAGTGAAGGGTGAAAAAACGGTGGCGACACATCAGGCTCCTGTGATCGGAAAGTATCCTGTCGAGAATATCGAACGAGTTGTGCGTGGTATCCAGAGTGAGTGTCTTCTGGACGGTCGGGAAGATTTACTGGCTCTCTGGTCTGACCTTTTACATCGGCATGTACTAGGTTTTGCTGCGCCCAAGATGGTGGATGCTAGACTGGTGCGGATATGGGCATGTGTTGGCCAGGATATATCGCATAAGTGGACTCTGGATGAGTTGGCAGATTTGGGATATTTGAGTGGTGAGCACCTACGTCGCTTGTGTAAGCGTGACCTTGGAAGAAGTCCGCTTCAGCATTTGATTTACATGCGCTTGATGAGAGCCCGTAAGTTGCTTCTTGAGACGGATGATACAGTGGAGGCTATCTCTGAACAGGTAGGCTATGAAAGCGGTTTTAGTTTTTCTAACACCTTCAAAAAATGGATGGGCTGCCGTCCAAGTGACCTCCGCTCCTGAGGTGCGTTTCGAATATATATTAGTGTGTGTGGCTTATTCCTGAAGTTTACAGGATTGACTAATACTGAATTAGTCGAGAGCTGAGTTTCTAGCAGCTCTCGTTTAATCAACTAAATAAGCAATCCCATGTATACTCTAGCTACTCGCAAGGTCTATGGCTTGACCTTCATACTCCTGTTAAGTTCTCTCGATGGTCATTCTGCCATTGTCGCCGGACAAACAATCGGTGTCGATTTCGGCACGACTGCGGCTACCAACAACTTTAATTCTACCAATGCCACGGGCTCATTTGTAATGAGTAGTTTGATTGATACAGATGGTTCCACAGTATCTGGAGTTGAACTCTCGGTGGCCGGCATCGACTTCAGTAACGCAGACCCAAACATCGGCGCGCCCAGTGGTGCTGAGCCTGTAGTCTTTAATGAGAGTAATCTCTTGGATTTTTCTGGCGGTTTTGGGTCACCAGTGAACACGCTTACCCTGAATTTTACAGGACTGGATGATGGATTGATGTACGAATTGGATCTGGTGTCGGCTTTTGATGGGCGCAATCTGGCGGTGACTGTGAGCGCAGGAGGTGATTCCATTATCATTGATACGACATCGGTCAATCCCACTGCCCGCTTTGCTGAGTTGACTTCATCTGGCGGTGAATTGCTGATGACTGTTCAGTCTAGCGATGCGGTCGTCATCAATGCTCTGGCTCTCACGGCAGCCTCTGTGCCAGAGCCAGGTTCAGTATCTTTGCTTGGACTTGGTTCTCTCCTCTTTCTTCTCAAGAGGAGAAGGAACTAACGATCTCTACAAAAAAACACTGCCGTTGCGAAGCGGCAGTGTCTCTAGACATCCTAAATAAGGTGTATGTGTGTGGTATGAAATCTTAGGAATTCTTCTCACCAAACTCTCGGCACCAGTGGCAAACGAGGAATTTCTTGGAGTTGTGTGTTTCCTCTACAAGAGGCGAGTTGCAGCAACCGCAGTGGTGAGTGACTTTCTTAGGTGTATTCACCTTCTTGTCTTTGCGGGCCAGAATGATACCTGTCACCATCAGCGCGGAGGAGGAAAAGGCGCTGATGTATGGAGGATCGATAGAAAAGATATAAGCGATGAATGCTGCAAGTGTAATCACAGAGAGTACCACGAACAGCTTGGGCAAGCTGTTGCTCTTGGCTTCGGTCTCTTGCTCGGTAACTTGAGCGACCAAGCTGGAGATCGTGCGGTTTTCTGTGTAGGTATTATCCGGGTAATTCGTTGAATTTGTCATGTGCGTGGCCATGGTTAGTTCTAGAATTGGGGCAGTGATGAAATATCTAGCCCACGATCATGGCCGTGAAAAGATAAAAATTACACAATTGTAATAAAGGTGTAATGATTGCGTAAGTCCTTTACTTTAAGTGTTTGGGTTTTCCGAGGTGTGCTTAACTTTGTTTAATTAAATATTTTTTCAGATTCACCGAGTGGGGGAGTTTCCTGTGGAATCAAGGAAAAAGGTAGGAGGGTCTTAAGCTTCTATGCTTCACGCGCTCTTTTGGGTGAACAAGAAGTCATTTTTAGCTGCGTGGCTTATTTGATAAAAACCGTGGCTCCAGGACGAATGTAGTTGGGTAGCTCAATGGCATCCCAATTGGTGAGGCGGACACATCCAGCGCTACGAGATCGGCCGATGGTCTCCGGCGAATCAGTGCCATGGATGCCAATTCCTCGACGGCTGAGGCCCATCCAGATGACGCCCACCGGGTTATTGGGGCCCGAAGGAATGGTGAGTGCGCTGTTGCTGCGCTGTCCTGTCTTAAGAAGTGAGGCATCATAGCGCCAGGTAGGAAACTCGATTGCATTCATCATCTTCCATTGGCCTCTCCGGATGAACTGAGGCTGGCCAGGTGTGATGGGGAAGGCGGCCACGATGAGAGCTCGGTGCTCGTCCCATGGGGTGAGTTTAGGCTTGGCTGAGCTATCTTCCTCGATGATGAGGGCTCTGGGCGGAGCGCCAGATTTTAGGGCTTCTCCATCAACCTGAGTCTTTACTAATGGCTGAGACTCCAGTTGTTCTGGAGGACTTGAGTCCAGGCTGCCCAGTTCATCATTCTCAGCGAGTGCATCGCTGGTTTGTTCCTCGTATGGCGGGGCGCCTTCCAGAGGCTCGTAGATGCGTATCTGGTGTTTCGTGGTGTCAATGACAGCCCAGCGCTGGCTGAGTATGGGATCTTTCTTGTGGGTGCGACCGTCTGCTACCAATTCAATACGAAAGGGAGCCACATTGGGCACGATGAGCGGGGTGCGGGTGGTCGCCTGCTTGACTTTTTCTTTGCCATTCACGATTTCCAAGAAATCCACCGTGGTATGATAACGTTCTGCCATGAACTCGGCGATGGATCGGTATGGCATGCTCTTACGTCTGGCTTGGCTTGAGCGATTCTTGTTGTTGGCAAAGCCGGGATCGACCATCTTCGTGGCAAGATCCGGTACGATTGCAACGGCGTAGATGTCTTGAACTTCCTGCACAGCCAGTTTTTGGACCGCGTCCCAATCTCCTTCGGCAAGGCCGTTGCGCTTGTTATAGGCTTCGACCGCCATTTTGGTATAGGTGCCCATTTTGCCGTCGATCACGCCGGGCCCGAAGTGGTTTTGATCAAGAAAGATCTGTAGCCTGACTACTTCCTGGCGCTCTTCCGGAACTCCTTCAGAGCCGTTCTGAGCGAAGGTCTGAGTACAGAGAGCCAGCGTGCAAAATACCGTGATGAAGTGTAGGAAATTTAGCATATAACAATGAGAGACGACTACGCTCCGAATGTTCCCATTATTTCGGGAATTTCTCAACAGGTATCTGAGGTGCCTTAGGACATTATTCTTAATGCGATATAGGGTACGAGGTTGAATACTATGACCAGTAGCTTGAACGCAGCAACATATTGCATGTAGAGCAGGGGCATAGCCTGCTCATCCACTCCGAAGAGTTTCGCGTGCAGTTTGATGATGGAGTTTTTCAGCCCAAGTACAGCCAGTGTGCTAAACACCAACAGGCCTATGTTGATTAAAGTACACCAACCCAGTAGTTCGCGTAATTCTATCATTGTCATGATAAAATATCGTACTGGATCGGTGGGGGGTCAATGGAGTGGAGTCCTTATTCTGCGGCAAATTCTTCCAAACGACCGGCAATCTTTGCTGGCACGATGGCCGTGGTCAGTACGTCATTGCCCTCATAATCAGTCGAGATGACTTTGCACTCGTTATGAAGCAGGGCTACGAGATCACCGCGGTATTGTGGAATGCGGTAGGTGCGGCGGCGTACGCGATCACCCAGCATTTCAGAGCACTTTTGCTGCAGTTCTTCAATGCCTGTGCCAACTCTGGCTGACAGGAGGATGGTGTTCGGGAAGCGGTCTTGCAGACTGGCTAGAACGGACTGGTCCTCTATTTTATCGATTTTGTTCAGGACTGTGATCGAGGGTTTGTCCTCGGCACCCAATTCGCTTAGTACTTTGACCGTGGTATTATAAAACTCTATGGCTCTCGGGTCTGAAGCGTCCAGTACGTGGATCAAGAAATCAGCGAGAACCGCTTCTTCGAGAGTTGCCTTGAAGGCCTCCACCAAACGGTGGGGGAGATTTCTGACGAAACCTACGGTGTCTGTCAAAAGCAGGGTCTGGCCATCAGGAAGTTCGATGGAGCGCGTTGTTGTGTCCAGAGTGGCAAAGAGCATGTCTTTCGCCATGATGTCGGCCCCTGAGAGAATGTTCAGCAGAGTGGATTTACCTGCGTTTGTGTAGCCAACGATAGCTGCTTGCGGGGTTTCGTTCTTCTCGCGGTCTTTACGTCTAGTGGCACGCTGGCTGCGTACGGCCTCCAGTTCACGCTTTGTCCGGTCGATACGCTTGCGGGCTAGTCGGCGGTCAACTTCGATCTGCTGTTCACCCATACCACGAGCAGCGCCACCACCGCCAGAGCCACCGCCACCTTCACGGTCGAGGTGTCCCCACATCCTGGCCATACGTGGCAAGGCATACTGCATGCGGGCAAGGTCTACCTGGAGGCGGGCTTCTTTGGTCTGAGCTCGCTGAGCAAAAATATCCAAGATGACTTCCTCTCGGTCGATTACGCAGATTCCAGCGAGTTCTTCCCACTCTCGTTGCTGTGAGGGTGCAAGCTGATTGTCAAACACAATGCAGTCGCATTCGTGGGCGCGTGCATACTCCACAACTTCAGCAGCTTTGCCGGTACCACAGAGGTATTTCTTATGCATCGAGCGGGAATGGGCGAGCATGAGATCGGCAATGCCAATCCCCAAGGTGGTGACCAACTCCTCAAGCTCGTTGAGTAGACTGATATCTTCCTCTTCTTCGCGACGGTTGAATGACATGCGCACGAGGAGTGCGCGCTCTACCATTTGTGGTTTTTCCCGGACTTCGAACATCTGCTGCGTATTGAAGCGCAGACCTCTTACGTTGACGAATCTTTTTCAAGACTATTGTTCGCCTTGCTTCCGAGTGGAAAAAGAGGTGGGGCCCGTCAACTCGACGGACCCCTGTTATTATGCGTGTGAATGGGAGTTAAAACTCCCAGACAATGTCTAAAGTGAAGCGGTCTCTCATCAAGTTATCCTCCTCATCGGTGAGGGGGATTTCATAGGCTGCGCCGATGTTGACGGAGTCGCTGATGATATAGCGTGCGCCCAAGGCGAGAGTGACGATGTCTTCGTTCACTTTGGCATTGCTTGAGCCGAGGTTGATGAGATCTCCACCTTCAAAGTCGGTCACAGAGATCGGGGTTTCGGTGCCATCCCCTTCCTCAAAGGTGTGGAACCAGTTGATCTCCGCCAAAGGAATGAATTTTTCAGTAAGGCGATAGCTGACGTGTGCAGAGGCAAAGCCTGTGAGTGATTCAGCGTCACTGTCGAAAGGGACGTGTGTCCCGATTGAGCCAGAGAACTGCCAGTTGTCATGTAACTTGAGGCCGTTGACGATCAGGTTTACTGCTCCATCTCCATAGCCTTGGAATACGTCCCGGTTACCAGTGGGTACCTCTACCACGGCGGTGCCGCTCATCGCAAACTGGTTCACAGTATCATAGATGAACGCATACTTTACGCCTGCTGCGAGGTTGGCAAAGCCTTCTTGGTCCTCGAGAGTCTTGTCAGGATTAAAATCGATATAACCGTCTTTTGTTGCGACGATGGAGAAACGCTCGTTGAAGGCGTACTCCAACTGGACGGCCAGAAGGTTGAGGTCTCCACCGAGTTCGACATCGCCTCCAGCAAGACTGATCTCGTTAGGTAGACGATGGTGCATGAACATGGCATGGATGTTCGTGCGGGGGAGTGCCAAGTCTGCCAGTGTCGGGTTGGAGATCGGATTGATTGCCTTTGCGAATGGATTGGTAGGCTCCTGCTGCGTTTCCATGACAGGTTCCCCTGCGATGGCGAGAACTGCGGTGAGCGGGAGGAGTGCTGTAGTTGCAAGTTGTGACTTCATAATTCTGTCTGTTGCTGGTGAAGGGGTTCATTTCTTCACCTGATGAGGCCAATCTAGCAGTAGCTGGAGTGTTCTACTTCGCACGCTTAGGACAAAAGTTATGCATATTTTGATCTGATAAGATAGGGGCTAGATGTGTATTATTATAAGTTCGATGTGTGTATAGGTGTAGTGTTACTCATTAATAGTTATTTATTTGTTGTGTGGTTGTGGCTATTTTGCTATGTTGATAGATAGCACAATGTCCGTTTTTTGTGCTCTAACTATTGAAAGCCTCAAAATGCAAACTAAGAAAATTATACCCTTGATTACGCTGTGTGCAGGCACGTTAAATGCTGCAACAGTTGCCGTTACTGAAGATGGTTGGATTGATAATAATGATAATGCTGTGAAAGACGGTGGCACTGGTGTTAGGCTAAATATAGCTACGCCAAACACATCAAACATTCAGCAGTATACTCGTGTAGCATATTTCGGCTTTGATGTATCAAGCATCAATCTAGCTACCGTGACATCGGCGACGTTCAGAGTGACTGGTGCTCCTGATATATCGGGGTCGTACAATGGTCAGAATGTCATAAGGTTTTATCTCGTTGATAATAACATAAATGATCTATTTGATGAAACGACGTTGACTGATACCAACGCGCCCGGTCACAGCCTAGGTGATCGCTTGTCAGAGCAGCGTACAGCAGGTGTAATTATCGGTGATGTGGCCGTCGGTGATCCTGCGTCTAACCAAGCTTTTGAAGTAAACTTTTCAGCTTCGGCCATTGCTGATTTGGCAAATGATTCAAATAGCTTTCTAACGATTGTAGCTGAGTACAGAGGTCAGAATAACACCGGATATAATCCTCCGAATATTACAGGATTAGGATTTGTCTCAAAAGAAGGAGGAACTGGTTCTGCAACGCTGGAACTCATACCTGAACCATCAACTTCCGTGATGGGATCATTAACAGCTCTGGGTTTTCTTCTAAGGCGTAAGAGAAAATAGCCTCGTCATAGTTCATTCGCTCATCAATAGTATGATGTCGGAAGAATGAATGATCAGAAATTTTTAGAACAAACAGTTAACATGGCACGGGCAGGTGAATATGCTCGTGCCATTCCTCGTTTCGAGAGGCTGATTAAATCGTACCCAGACAATGTGCCACTTCGCTTGTTGTGGGCAAAGTCGTTGGTGCTAAATTTTCAATTTGATGAAGCTGAGTTAGTGTTAGAGCATATTCTTGAGGGGACGTCTAGAGATGCTTCTGTGATGATTGAAGTGGCAAAGTGTCGAGAGCAGGTAGATCAGTATGAGGCTGCGCTCAATATCTGGCGAGAAATTGCAGAAGGTGGTAGTTCTTATTCTCAGAAAGCATGGGTTGAAGTTTCTCGGTTGAGTGAGAGGTTGAATAGGGTGGAGGAGGCTCAGGAGGCTATCTTTAAGGCAGAAGTTTCGGGAGTGAGTAGTCCGCAGTATATATATGTGCGCTCACTGATTAATGAGAGATTGGGCAATTATGACGAAGCAATTGAAGGCTATCTTAAAATAGCGCAAAAAGCGCAGAGTCTGGAGATGCGTCAGTCTGCGTTGTGCCGGTTAGGCAAAATACATGAAGCAAGAGAAGATGTGGATAGGGCTGTGAAAGTTGTTCTTGAAGCAAAGTCTCTAGGCTGTCTTGAGGCGGTGAAAATGCGCAAAACGAGTCCAGTCTATGGTCCTGAAAAGTTCAGTGCGTGTGTATCCAACCCGAGTGGGGGCAGAGAGGATCACATTATGATGCTAGGCTTCCCTCGTTCTGGAACTACTTTGGTATCCAGGAGGCTTGCTTCACATTGTCAAATTCAGCTAATGGACGAATCACTGGTGGCAAGTCATGTTTTGAACAAGTATAATGCTCACAGAGGAAAGATAAGCGCCATTAAGTCGAAGGAGGCTTCATCAGAATATTGGAGCTGTGTGAGAAGGCTCATGCGAGATACTTGCGATGACGTTATTCTAGTCGACAAGAACCCTGCTTTATCACTTTGGGTGCCATGGTTTACCTCAGTATTCCCCAAGGCAAAAACACTATGGGTGGATCGTGATCCTCGGGATATTTTCGTAAGTTGCTTTTTTACTTATTTCCCGCTGAATGGTCTGACCAGCTATTTCTGGAATGCAGATTCTCTTGTTGATGTAATTGAGAAGGCCTGGAGGCATCGCAAGTATCTCAAGGACAATTGCGATCCGCATCTCGTTAAATTCATTTCATACGAGGCATTACTGGAAAATGATGGAAAGCTAGGCGCAGATATTTGGAAGTTTTTGGGCCTTGAATGCCCAGTGGAAGACACCAGAGAGAAAGCGGGCAAATTAATCAACTCACCTACATATGCTGATTCCATTAAGCCCATCTATCGCACTAGCATTTCTCGCTGGAGGAAATACGAAAATCATTTCTCCAAGCAGTTCGAACGCTTGAATAGGCTGCGTGAAGAAATGGGCTAGGCGTTTTGCCAGGTCTCGATACGTTTGGCGAGCCAGTTGATCCATGCCGGGTGGGTATTGAGGCAAGGGATCAATTCAAAGTCTTCGCCTCCGTGCTCAAGGAATTCCTCTTTGCCTTCCATGGCAATTTCTTCGAGTGTTTCTAGGCAGTCGGTGATGAAGGCTGGGCAGATAACGCGTAGCTTCTTCACGCCTTCTTTGGCGAGGCGCTCGATCTCAAAGTCGGTGTATGGCTTGAGCCATGGATCTTTGAGTAGACGGGACTGGAAGGAAATCGTGACATCATCGTGGTGGATGCCAGCCTTGGCCATGAGGGCGTAGGAAGTGGCAAAGCACTGATGGCGGTAGCAGGTGGCGTGCGCCGGGTGAGGCGTGTCACAGCACTTGTTGGTTGTAAGGCAGTGAGCGTGAGAGGGGTCACTCTTTTTCACCTGGCGCTCAGGAATGCCGTGGTAGGACATCATGAGGTGAGCACCTGTACCCTCATAATGCGGGCGGATGGACTCCCAGAGAGCTTCGATGTAGTCGTCGTCCTTGTAGAACGGCTGGACGAGGGTAGTCTTGATCTTGGCCATGCCATGCTTGTCGAGTTGCTCCATGAGTTCCACGACAGCGGACTCATAGGAGGACATGGCATAGTGAGGGTAGAGGGGGATGATGAGAAGGTCATCGATCCCGTCTTTCTTCATCTCGGATACGATGGAGGCGGTAGAAGGATTGCCGTAGCGCATGGCCAGGTAGATCGGGAGATCAACCTTTTCCTTAACCAGTTCCTGCTGCTGGTATGAAGTCACGATCAATGGGGATCCCTCTCCAGTCCAGACTTTGGAGTAGGCTTCGGCGGATTGCTTGGGGCGAGTAGGCAGAATGAAGAGTTTGAGGATGATCGTACGTACGATTGGATTAATATCCAAGACGCGCGGGTCGGAAAGAAACTCGTCAAGATAGGTGCGAACGTCCTTGGGGTCGGTGCTGTCCGGGGAGCCTAGATTGAGTAAGATGACGCCTTTAGCCATGATAATAAAAAAGAAGTGTTAGTTGGTGATCTGTTGGGTGGGCTGGGTCCTTGGGGAATGTTTGCACGCTTATGGAGTTTGGAAAGTGATTTTTTCACTTAGTGCCATGCCATTGAGAATGCAGTCACCTACAGAGATGCCTCCCCGGTAATTTCCTGTCAGATGGAGGCCTGGATAGTCTCTTTCTGTTTGTTCAATCTGCTTGAGGATCGTGCCATAGCCTAGGTTGAGCTGAGGGATGGCTTTTTCCCAGCGGATGAAGTTAGAGAATACCGGGTTCCCCTCGATCCCTAGCAGCCTGCGCAACTCGTCCATGACGGAGGCCTGCATGGCGCTGTCACTCATGTTGGCGTGTTCCGGAGTACGGGCTCCGCCTAGCATGACATTGATGGAAACACAGTCCTGCGGTGCTCGGTCTGGGAAGATGGTGCTGGAGAAGATGGCACCGAGCATTTTAGACTTCTCGCTCAGGGAGTTGAGCATACCAAATCCATCCAGAGGGTGCTTGATCTGATCCTTCTTGAAGCCGAGCAACATGCTGGTGACCGGTGGATAGTGAATCTGAGTCACCTTGGAAATGGCGTCCTGGAGCTGGTCGCTTAGTTCCAATTCATCGAGCTTGTGAGACGGGGCAGAGATGATCAGATGGTCGAAGGTGCCCATGCCAGTGGCTCCCGCTGAGGTGCGCCAATTCAAGCTCCATCTTTTTGTTTCAGGATTCTGGGAGATACTGCCGAACTCGCATCCGTATTTGATGGTGTCTTCTTCCAGAGCCTCTTTTAAGGCGTCGGGCAAGGACTGCATGCCGTTTCTGAAGCTGCAGAGTATAGGCTTGGGTAGCCTATTTGGATCTCCCTTCCCTTGTTTCTGCAGCTTTTTCTTTTTGAGCATGCCTTTGACTAGAGAGCCATGTTCTTGCTCCAGGGCCCAGAGGCGAGGGAAAGCATAGCGGGTAGCAAGTCGGTTTGGATCACCAGCATAAATACCACTGACAAAAGGACCTGCTGCCTTTTCCAGAAATTCCGGTCCGAGCCGACGGCGAACGAAGTCGGCAAAACTCTCCGTGCCTCCCTTGGGGTCACGCTTGGAGGTAAAAGGCTCACGCAAAAGGCGCAGCTTGGCTTTGAGCGAGAAGAGTGGGTTGACGATGGCGTTGAGCGGAGACGTGGGCAGGGCTTGGAGTTTTCCTCCCTTGATAATGAATCGCTTGTTCGCTGCCGGGTTGGCGTGAACGATCTCCGAATCAATGCCTACCTCCTGGATCAGGTCCAAGAGACGCTGGTCAGAGATCATTAGGGAGTTTGGGCCGTGCTCGATCAGGTAGCCTTCTGAGGTAGAAGTTTGAATGGCTCCTCCGCATCGCTGAGATGTTTCCAATAGGAGGACAGAGTGGCCCGCTTTCTGTAAATGGTAGGCAGCACTCAGGCCTGAGATGCCTGCGCCAAGGATCGCAATTTGTTTTCTCTCCTGAGTTTGGGACATAATGGGGAGTGGTCGGGTAACCAGTGAATGGGCGATCAGAGCCTATTAGGCAAGTCAGATATGCTTATATTTTTTGAACTTAGCAGTACGCTGAGAGTTAAACCTCTGCGTTCACTGTTTCCAGAGGCTGGTTTAGAGGTTCAAGTTTCTGAGGCTTAATGATCTGTTATCAAGGCTTATGGGATGCTGAGGAGTTCCACTTCGATGATGAGTGTCGAGTAGGGTGGAATCTTAGGGTCTAAGCCGCGTTCTCCATAGGCCAGCTCATGAGGGATATAGAAACAGAAGGTAGAGCCGGGGTTCATGAGTAGTACTCCCTCACACCAGCCTTTGATCACTTTGGATAAAGAGAAGGTGGATTCTTTGCCTCTCTGATGGCTGCTGTCGAATTCGGTGCCATCAATAAGCGTCCCTCGATAATGGACAGTCACCTGGCCATCTGGCGTGGGTTTCTCTCCCTGACCTTGAGTAAGGACGTGAAACTGTAAGCCTGAGGGAGTAGTTTGAATACTTGCCTTGGTAGCATTGTCAGCCAGGAAATCCTCGTTCTCTTTTTTATAGAGAAGACTGCGGTGTTCGCGGACCAGTTTGGTGGCTAGGATGTAATCTTTAGCGCTGATACTGCGTGCATTCCCCTCGGCTTGATCGAGGATCGCTTGCTGAATAGTTTCAGGAAGTAAGACTTTATCAGCCAAAGCCTCTTCTCCTTTTTTGAGGGCTGTCTTGTAACTCACGATTTCCAGTGCCTCCTGCAGTTCCATGGCCGAGGTTAAATCACACTACTCCGGAAAAAGATAGCCCCGGATAGCCTAAAGGGATGGATTAGATCTTTTTGAGTGAGTTAACGGAGACGCCTGAGGAGGACCTGGCGACAACGGTGCTGATACCGTAGAAGTCCCGGGCACCTGAGGTGAAGGAAATATCGTTGTTTAGATCCCTTGAGTCGTAGGCTCCATTGAGTGAGTTGCCGTCGTGACCATCATTCACGTAGTGGGTTTCTTCACTGAATGGAGGCATGGAGGCCTTAAAGGGGTAAGCTGGCGCTCATGTACTATCATCGGAGCGTTGTTGCATCCAATTGTGTCGCTGCTAGCAACGGGCCAAGTAAACAGTGCCCGTGGAGTGGGTGCCATGGATGGGATTGGGGAAATCGATGACGTGGGTCTCCACATCAGGAAAGACTTGTTTGAGGTTGTTCGTGAAGTCATCTGTGGGATGGCCGTCAGCCCACATGGCAAAAATGCCGCCAGAGTGAATTTTATTCAGCATGTGACGTAAGCCATCGGGTTGGTAGAAGCCGCCGTGAGAGTCATGCAAGAGAAACTCAGGGGTGTGGTCGATATCCAAGAGGATGGCGTGGTATTTGCGATTCGGGGCTTCAGGGTCAAAAGAGGTTTCTCCAGAGGCGGCGCGAGCGGTCTTGAAGAAGTCTGCATGGATGAGGCGGCAACGCGGGTCTTCGCTGATCCCTTTGCCGAGAGGAACAAGCCCTTGCTGATGCCATTCTATGACTGGCTTGAGATAGTCTACGATGAGGAGGGATTGGATGCAGTCGTGGTCCAAAGCCGCACGTGCGGTGTAGCCAAGGCCAAGTCCGCCGATGACGATGTCGAGTGGTTGCTCTTTCCCAAAGGACTTCTGGGCCGCAGCGAGGCCGAGTTTGGAGAGTTGTTCCTCGACCTCAGTGAAAAGGGAAGACATGAGGAACTCGGTGCCAAGAATGATCTCGTAGATTTCGAGGTTGTCTAGCGTCGCCATCGTGCGGCGGCGCAGGATGAGATCCCCTAGCGGGGTGGGGCGGAAGTCGAGTTCCTGGAAGAATGGGTGCATGGTTTGTGGTGGGGAAAGTAAAAGGCCTCAAGTGGAGGAAACCACGTGAGGCCCTTTTTACTAGATTATTCATAGCCGGAAGATTATTCCTTAGTTCCAAATACAGGTAGAGGCTGGAAAATTTTAGC is a genomic window of Rubritalea squalenifaciens DSM 18772 containing:
- the hflX gene encoding GTPase HflX produces the protein MFEVREKPQMVERALLVRMSFNRREEEEDISLLNELEELVTTLGIGIADLMLAHSRSMHKKYLCGTGKAAEVVEYARAHECDCIVFDNQLAPSQQREWEELAGICVIDREEVILDIFAQRAQTKEARLQVDLARMQYALPRMARMWGHLDREGGGGSGGGGAARGMGEQQIEVDRRLARKRIDRTKRELEAVRSQRATRRKDREKNETPQAAIVGYTNAGKSTLLNILSGADIMAKDMLFATLDTTTRSIELPDGQTLLLTDTVGFVRNLPHRLVEAFKATLEEAVLADFLIHVLDASDPRAIEFYNTTVKVLSELGAEDKPSITVLNKIDKIEDQSVLASLQDRFPNTILLSARVGTGIEELQQKCSEMLGDRVRRRTYRIPQYRGDLVALLHNECKVISTDYEGNDVLTTAIVPAKIAGRLEEFAAE
- a CDS encoding transporter; the encoded protein is MKSQLATTALLPLTAVLAIAGEPVMETQQEPTNPFAKAINPISNPTLADLALPRTNIHAMFMHHRLPNEISLAGGDVELGGDLNLLAVQLEYAFNERFSIVATKDGYIDFNPDKTLEDQEGFANLAAGVKYAFIYDTVNQFAMSGTAVVEVPTGNRDVFQGYGDGAVNLIVNGLKLHDNWQFSGSIGTHVPFDSDAESLTGFASAHVSYRLTEKFIPLAEINWFHTFEEGDGTETPISVTDFEGGDLINLGSSNAKVNEDIVTLALGARYIISDSVNIGAAYEIPLTDEEDNLMRDRFTLDIVWEF
- a CDS encoding helix-turn-helix transcriptional regulator, which translates into the protein MVKFNQDAHVYGARSTWFSIVAKPGSERRLLKDAAVCTWFSQHRIMHAGVMDACYPYAVMRVNPAGTFFMACTSGEGEVLVDGVWKTLKKGHACLLPPYVANAFRCIEGKRWTFAWVRYDEVKGEKTVATHQAPVIGKYPVENIERVVRGIQSECLLDGREDLLALWSDLLHRHVLGFAAPKMVDARLVRIWACVGQDISHKWTLDELADLGYLSGEHLRRLCKRDLGRSPLQHLIYMRLMRARKLLLETDDTVEAISEQVGYESGFSFSNTFKKWMGCRPSDLRS
- a CDS encoding L,D-transpeptidase family protein; amino-acid sequence: MLNFLHFITVFCTLALCTQTFAQNGSEGVPEERQEVVRLQIFLDQNHFGPGVIDGKMGTYTKMAVEAYNKRNGLAEGDWDAVQKLAVQEVQDIYAVAIVPDLATKMVDPGFANNKNRSSQARRKSMPYRSIAEFMAERYHTTVDFLEIVNGKEKVKQATTRTPLIVPNVAPFRIELVADGRTHKKDPILSQRWAVIDTTKHQIRIYEPLEGAPPYEEQTSDALAENDELGSLDSSPPEQLESQPLVKTQVDGEALKSGAPPRALIIEEDSSAKPKLTPWDEHRALIVAAFPITPGQPQFIRRGQWKMMNAIEFPTWRYDASLLKTGQRSNSALTIPSGPNNPVGVIWMGLSRRGIGIHGTDSPETIGRSRSAGCVRLTNWDAIELPNYIRPGATVFIK
- a CDS encoding DUF6868 family protein, with protein sequence MTMIELRELLGWCTLINIGLLVFSTLAVLGLKNSIIKLHAKLFGVDEQAMPLLYMQYVAAFKLLVIVFNLVPYIALRIMS
- a CDS encoding PEP-CTERM sorting domain-containing protein, whose amino-acid sequence is MYTLATRKVYGLTFILLLSSLDGHSAIVAGQTIGVDFGTTAATNNFNSTNATGSFVMSSLIDTDGSTVSGVELSVAGIDFSNADPNIGAPSGAEPVVFNESNLLDFSGGFGSPVNTLTLNFTGLDDGLMYELDLVSAFDGRNLAVTVSAGGDSIIIDTTSVNPTARFAELTSSGGELLMTVQSSDAVVINALALTAASVPEPGSVSLLGLGSLLFLLKRRRN
- a CDS encoding DUF7594 domain-containing protein codes for the protein MQTKKIIPLITLCAGTLNAATVAVTEDGWIDNNDNAVKDGGTGVRLNIATPNTSNIQQYTRVAYFGFDVSSINLATVTSATFRVTGAPDISGSYNGQNVIRFYLVDNNINDLFDETTLTDTNAPGHSLGDRLSEQRTAGVIIGDVAVGDPASNQAFEVNFSASAIADLANDSNSFLTIVAEYRGQNNTGYNPPNITGLGFVSKEGGTGSATLELIPEPSTSVMGSLTALGFLLRRKRK